One segment of Triticum aestivum cultivar Chinese Spring chromosome 2A, IWGSC CS RefSeq v2.1, whole genome shotgun sequence DNA contains the following:
- the LOC123188309 gene encoding uncharacterized protein isoform X1 → MHRACLTSICSWRERWIGAYDALVDAAAAAVREPGCTVALTDLHRCLDAFSESCDQAERLVQAAAAGLGPAATCHDKLCRAVRAVDKDLWAAEENEMEDEKHRPPTTPLAAEDKKPNRSTSSPVEKMNETVTGKDRWTGIYCLAVPHGGRDAVAPCSVPMGLLCSMLPLVEFGTVSCCRLRRALGPSLLLIEPTSPVAGASSSRRSCCLPNLLLAASGCTISAVAVSFDSSRYTTKGRSASLCTSGARTLAMVQDWLHGGIRCASSMVACRGCWWAAGGGCSRF, encoded by the exons ATGCATCGTGCGTGCCTCACCTCCATCTGCAGTTGGAGAGAGAGATGGATTGGTGCCTACGACGCGCTGGTCGACGCGGCGGCCGCCGCAGTCCGCGAGCCCGGGTGCACGGTGGCGCTCACGGACCTCCACCGCTGCCTCGATGCCTTTAGCGAGTCCTGCGACCAAGCCGAGCGCCTCGTCCAGGCGGCCGCTGCCGGCCTCGGCCCCGCCGCCACCTGCCACGACAAGCTGTGTCGCGCCGTGCGTGCGGTCGACAAGGATCTCTGGGCCGCCGAGGAGAACGAGATGGAAGACGAGAAGCATCGCCCTCCGACCACGCCGCTGGCGGCCGAGGACAAAAAGCCCAATCGATCTACCTCTTCTCCTGTTGAG AAGATGAATGAAACTGTGACGGGAAAGGACAGATGGACTGGGATATATTGCCTCGCCGTGCCGCATGGTGGCCGAGATGCGGTAGCCCCATGCTCTGTTCCGATGGGCCTCCTCTGCTCGATGTTGCCGCTGGTTGAG TTTGGTACGGTTTCCTGTTGTCGCTTGCGTCGAGCCTTGGGTCCGTCTCTCCTTCTCATTGAG CCTACTTCTCCTGTTGCTGGCGCTTCTTCTTCTCGCCGGTCCTGCTGCTTACCCAACCTTTTGCTTGCTGCCTCGG GTTGCACGATCTCTGCTGTAGCTGTGTCGTTCGACTCATCAAg ATATACCACGAAGGGAAGATCTGCCTCACTGTGCACTTCAGGCGCGCGCACACTAGCGATGGTACAGGATTGGCTTCATGGTGGAATCAGGTGCGCATCGTCCATGGTGGCCTGTCGTGGGTGTTGGTGGGCGGCTGGAGGCGGCTGTAGCAG GTTCTAG
- the LOC123188309 gene encoding uncharacterized protein isoform X3 yields the protein MHRACLTSICSWRERWIGAYDALVDAAAAAVREPGCTVALTDLHRCLDAFSESCDQAERLVQAAAAGLGPAATCHDKLCRAVRAVDKDLWAAEENEMEDEKHRPPTTPLAAEDKKPNRSTSSPVEKMNETVTGKDRWTGIYCLAVPHGGRDAVAPCSVPMGLLCSMLPLVEFGTVSCCRLRRALGPSLLLIEPTSPVAGASSSRRSCCLPNLLLAASGCTISAVAVSFDSSRYTTKGRSASLCTSGARTLAMVQDWLHGGIRF from the exons ATGCATCGTGCGTGCCTCACCTCCATCTGCAGTTGGAGAGAGAGATGGATTGGTGCCTACGACGCGCTGGTCGACGCGGCGGCCGCCGCAGTCCGCGAGCCCGGGTGCACGGTGGCGCTCACGGACCTCCACCGCTGCCTCGATGCCTTTAGCGAGTCCTGCGACCAAGCCGAGCGCCTCGTCCAGGCGGCCGCTGCCGGCCTCGGCCCCGCCGCCACCTGCCACGACAAGCTGTGTCGCGCCGTGCGTGCGGTCGACAAGGATCTCTGGGCCGCCGAGGAGAACGAGATGGAAGACGAGAAGCATCGCCCTCCGACCACGCCGCTGGCGGCCGAGGACAAAAAGCCCAATCGATCTACCTCTTCTCCTGTTGAG AAGATGAATGAAACTGTGACGGGAAAGGACAGATGGACTGGGATATATTGCCTCGCCGTGCCGCATGGTGGCCGAGATGCGGTAGCCCCATGCTCTGTTCCGATGGGCCTCCTCTGCTCGATGTTGCCGCTGGTTGAG TTTGGTACGGTTTCCTGTTGTCGCTTGCGTCGAGCCTTGGGTCCGTCTCTCCTTCTCATTGAG CCTACTTCTCCTGTTGCTGGCGCTTCTTCTTCTCGCCGGTCCTGCTGCTTACCCAACCTTTTGCTTGCTGCCTCGG GTTGCACGATCTCTGCTGTAGCTGTGTCGTTCGACTCATCAAg ATATACCACGAAGGGAAGATCTGCCTCACTGTGCACTTCAGGCGCGCGCACACTAGCGATGGTACAGGATTGGCTTCATGGTGGAATCAG GTTCTAG
- the LOC123188309 gene encoding uncharacterized protein isoform X2 has translation MHRACLTSICSWRERWIGAYDALVDAAAAAVREPGCTVALTDLHRCLDAFSESCDQAERLVQAAAAGLGPAATCHDKLCRAVRAVDKDLWAAEENEMEDEKHRPPTTPLAAEDKKPNRSTSSPVEMNETVTGKDRWTGIYCLAVPHGGRDAVAPCSVPMGLLCSMLPLVEFGTVSCCRLRRALGPSLLLIEPTSPVAGASSSRRSCCLPNLLLAASGCTISAVAVSFDSSRYTTKGRSASLCTSGARTLAMVQDWLHGGIRCASSMVACRGCWWAAGGGCSRF, from the exons ATGCATCGTGCGTGCCTCACCTCCATCTGCAGTTGGAGAGAGAGATGGATTGGTGCCTACGACGCGCTGGTCGACGCGGCGGCCGCCGCAGTCCGCGAGCCCGGGTGCACGGTGGCGCTCACGGACCTCCACCGCTGCCTCGATGCCTTTAGCGAGTCCTGCGACCAAGCCGAGCGCCTCGTCCAGGCGGCCGCTGCCGGCCTCGGCCCCGCCGCCACCTGCCACGACAAGCTGTGTCGCGCCGTGCGTGCGGTCGACAAGGATCTCTGGGCCGCCGAGGAGAACGAGATGGAAGACGAGAAGCATCGCCCTCCGACCACGCCGCTGGCGGCCGAGGACAAAAAGCCCAATCGATCTACCTCTTCTCCTGTTGAG ATGAATGAAACTGTGACGGGAAAGGACAGATGGACTGGGATATATTGCCTCGCCGTGCCGCATGGTGGCCGAGATGCGGTAGCCCCATGCTCTGTTCCGATGGGCCTCCTCTGCTCGATGTTGCCGCTGGTTGAG TTTGGTACGGTTTCCTGTTGTCGCTTGCGTCGAGCCTTGGGTCCGTCTCTCCTTCTCATTGAG CCTACTTCTCCTGTTGCTGGCGCTTCTTCTTCTCGCCGGTCCTGCTGCTTACCCAACCTTTTGCTTGCTGCCTCGG GTTGCACGATCTCTGCTGTAGCTGTGTCGTTCGACTCATCAAg ATATACCACGAAGGGAAGATCTGCCTCACTGTGCACTTCAGGCGCGCGCACACTAGCGATGGTACAGGATTGGCTTCATGGTGGAATCAGGTGCGCATCGTCCATGGTGGCCTGTCGTGGGTGTTGGTGGGCGGCTGGAGGCGGCTGTAGCAG GTTCTAG